Sequence from the Corallococcus sp. EGB genome:
GCGCGGAGCCGCGCATGGCGGCCAGCGGGTTGCGGATTTCATGCGCCAGCTGCGCGGACAGCGCGCCCAGGCTGGCCAACCGGTCCGTGCGCTTGAGGTCCTCCTCCATGCGGCGCAGCTCCGTGAGGTCCTGGAAGACAATCAGCAGCGCGCCCGCCTCGCCCTCCAGCGGCGACACCGACAGGCCCAGCACCCGGTTGCCTCCGGGCGTCCGCACCCGCAGCTCGCCCCGGGTGGCGCGCGGCCCCAGCGTGGACACCCCAGGCAATAGCGCTTCCAGGGGGAGCCCCACCACGGACGCGGTGTCCTGGACCTGGAGGATGCCGTGGGCCGCCGTGTTGAGGAAGGTGACGCGCCGCTCCGCGTCGCAGGTGACGAGCCCCGACGGCATGGAGGACAGGATGAGCTGCTGCAGCCGCCCCAGCCGGCGCAGGTCCGCCTCGCTCTGTGACAGCGCGCCGCCCGTGGCGGACAGCTGGCGCGACAGGTAGCCGGACAGCACGGCGATGAGCACCAGCGCCAGCGCGTTGCTGCCCAGCACGAAGAGCACGCGCGCCGGGGGGACCGCCACCGCGTCCACGGGCGTGGTGAGCCGCATCACGAGCAGGAGCGCCGTGAAGACGAACGTGGACACGGCCGCGGCCACCAGCGCGCCCCGCCAGTCCAGGACCACCGCCGCGCCAATCACGGCCAGGCTGTAGAGGAACGTCAGCGGCGAGTCCGCGCCACCGCTCAGGTAGACGAGCCCGGTGGCGATGAGCACGTCGCCCGCCACCGTCACCATGGCGTCCAGCCGTCCCGCGGTGCCCCGGCGCAGCCGCAGGCCCGTCACCACCGTCAGGACGTACGCGCCCGCGATGACCATGAACGACAGCGAGTCCGCCCGGCTGGGCTCCTGCGCGGGCTGCGTCAGGAGCCGGGCCACCGTCACGACGAGCGACAGGCTCGCCGCGACGGTGCGGAACAACACCAACCACACCAGGCGGGGCCCCAGGCCCGGCGCCACGCCCGACGGGGAACGACCCGGGCGCGCGCTACTTGATCGCGCCGGCAAGGTTGAAGATGGGCAGGTACATGGCGATGAGGAAGCCACCCACCACGCCGCCGAGGAACACCATCAGCAGCGGTTCGATCATCGACGTCAGCGCGCCAATGGCCGTGTCCACTTCGTCGTCGTAGAAGTCGGCGATCTTGTTGAGCATCGTGTCCATGGCGCCCGTCGCCTCACCGACGCCAATCATCTGCACCACCATGGACGGGAACACCTTGGTCTCCAGCAGCGGACCCGCGATGTTCTTGCCCTCGGCGATCTTCCCGCGCACGTAGTAGATGGCCTCTTCCACCGTGCGGTTGCCGGCCGTCTTCGCCGTGACGTCCAGCGCGTCCAGGATGGGCACGCCGGAGGAGATCATCGTGCCCAGCGTGCGCGTGAAGCGCGCCACCGCCACCTTGCGAAGCACGTCACCGAACAGGGGCAGCTTGAGGAACGTCTTGTCCCAGAACTTGCGGCCCTTGGGCTGCTTGTAGCTCCAGCTGAAGGAGAAGACGAGCGCGGCGATGCCGACGACGGCGTGGATGAAGTACGCCTGCGCGAGCTTCGACAGGTCCACCACCACCTGCGTGGGGCCCGGCAGCTGCGAGCCGAAGTCCGCGAACATCTTCTCGAAGACGGGCGTCACCTTGAGCAGCAGCAGCGCCGTCACGCCGATGGCCACCAGGATGACCACCGACGGGTAGGTCATGGCGCCCTTGACCTTCGCCTTGAGCTTCTCGTTCTTCTCACGGTAGGCGGCGAGCCGGTTGAGGATGGTGTCGAGGATACCGCCCACCTCGCCCGCGGCGCACAGCTGCACGTAGAGCTCGTCGAAGACCTTGGGGTGTTCCTTGAGCGCGTCCGCGAAGGTGCTGCCCTGCTCCACCTTGCCCTTGATGGCGAACACCACCTTCTTGAAGGCGGGGTTGTCCATCTGGCTGGCGAGGATGTCCAAGCACTGCACCAGCGGCAGGCCCGCGTCGATCATCGTCGCGAACTGACGGGTGAAGATGAGGATGTCCTTGCCGGTCACGCCCTGGAGGCCCGGCAGGGCCAGCTCCATGTCGAGCGCGCCCTTCTTGCGGACCTTGGTCGGGTTGAGCCCCAGGGACTTCAGGCGCGCGTTGACGGCCTCGATGTCCGAGGCCTCCATCTCACCCTTCTTGTTCTCCCCGCTCTTGGTCTTCGCCTCCCAGAGGAACTGGGCCGTGTTCTTCTTGGACGCTGTCGCCTTCTGCTGCACTGCCGGTGCTGCCATGACGGGACCTCCGGGGAGGGCGAGGAGTCTAACCTGTGATTTTCATGCCCCAAAACTAACGGGCGCCCGCTCCCCCGGCCGGCCGCTGGGCTCCCCCTGGCGCACCGCCCGTGGCGAGGATGTTGCGCAGTTCCTCCGGGTCGGAGGAACGGCCGAAGGCCTCGTCCTGGGAGATGAGCCGGCGCGCCAGGAGCGCGGCGAGCGCCTGGTTGAACGTCTGCATGCCGTACTTCGCCTGGCCCACCTGCATGGAGGAGTAGATCTGGTGGACCTTGTCCTCGCGGATGAGGTTCCGGATGGCGGGGTTGGGCACCATGACCTCCAGGGCCAGCACGCGGCCCGGGGCGCCCTGCTTGGCGACGAGCGCCTGGCTCATCACGCCCTCCAACACGAAGGACAGCTGCGCGCGCACCTGGGGCTGCTGGTACGGCGGGAAGACGTCCAGGATGCGGTTGATGGTCTGCACCGCGCTGTTGGTGTGCAGCGTCGCGTAGCAGATGTGGCCCGTCTCCGCGATGGTGAGCGCCGCTTCAATGGTCTCCAGGTCGCGCAACTCGCCGACGAGCACCACGTCCGGGTCCTGGCGGAGGATGTACTTGAGGGCCGTCTTGAAGTTGCGTGTGTCCGCACCGACCTCGCGCTGGTTCACCAGGCAGTTCTTGTGCGGGTGCAGGTACTCGATGGGGTCCTCGATGGTCATGATGTGCTCATGACGCTCGGTGTTGATCTTGTCGATCATCGAGGCCAGCGTGGTGGACTTGCCGGAGCCCGTGGGGCCCGTCACCAGGATGAGGCCGCGCGGCTTCTTCACCAGCTCCGCCACCACCGGCGGCAGGCCCAGCTCCTGGAAGGTCAAAATCTTGAAGGGAATGGTCCGGAACGCGCCGGCCACCGCGCCGCGCTGCATGAAGATGTTCGCGCGGAAGCGCGACAGGCCCTTCACGCCGAACGACAGGTCCAGCTCGTTCTCCTCCTCGAACTTGTGCTTCTGGGCGTCCGTGAGGATGGAGTAGCAGAGCTGCTTGGTCTCCACGGGCGTGAGCGGCGCCGTCTTGAGCGGGACGAGCTCACCGTCCACGCGCAGCTGCGGCGGCGAGCCGGTGGTGATGTGGAGGTCGGAAGAGCCCTTCTCGACCATCGCCTTGAGGAGCTGGTGCAGGTTGGCCACGGATGCGTGTCCTGTCGGGGGAGAGGTGGGGTGGAGGAAGTGGGGTGATTAGAAGCGGTCCGGCGCGGTGTTGCCCACGACCTCTTCCAGGGTGGTCATGCCGTCCATGAGCTTCTTGAGCGCGCTCATGCGCAGGCTGCTCATGCCCAGCCGGATGGCCTCCTGCTTGAGCTCCGCGGCGGAGGCGCCGTTGATGACCAGCTCCTTGAGGCCGTCCCAGAAGGGCATGACCTCGTAGATGGCCACGCGGCCGCGGTAGCCGCGGTCGTTGCACTCGCGGCAGCCGACCTTCTCGTACATGGTGAAGGTGCCCATCTTGTCCGGCGGGATGCCCGCGTCGATGAGGGCCTGCTCGTCCACCTTCTCCGCGGGGCGCTTGCAGGCCGGGCACAGGCGGCGCGCCAGACGCTGGGCGAGGATGAGGTTGAGCGACGCCGTCACGAGGAACGGCTCGATGCCCATGTTGAGCAGACGGCTGACCGTGCCCGGGGCGTCGTTGGTGTGCAGCGTGGAGAGCACCAGGTGGCCCGTGAGCGCCGCCTTCACGCCGATCTCCGCCGTCTCGAAGTCGCGGATCTCACCGATCATGATGATGTCGGGGTCCTGGCGGAGGAAGGAGCGCAGCGCGGCCGCGAAGTTCAGGCCGATGTCGTCGTGCATC
This genomic interval carries:
- a CDS encoding nitrogen regulation protein NR(II); this translates as MVLFRTVAASLSLVVTVARLLTQPAQEPSRADSLSFMVIAGAYVLTVVTGLRLRRGTAGRLDAMVTVAGDVLIATGLVYLSGGADSPLTFLYSLAVIGAAVVLDWRGALVAAAVSTFVFTALLLVMRLTTPVDAVAVPPARVLFVLGSNALALVLIAVLSGYLSRQLSATGGALSQSEADLRRLGRLQQLILSSMPSGLVTCDAERRVTFLNTAAHGILQVQDTASVVGLPLEALLPGVSTLGPRATRGELRVRTPGGNRVLGLSVSPLEGEAGALLIVFQDLTELRRMEEDLKRTDRLASLGALSAQLAHEIRNPLAAMRGSAQLLAQEQSRDVVVMKLTGILTREADRLARLVEDFLRFARPPEPQRRPVALDTLLSETVDMLRADPLAREVQMEVRAPEALTAPVDPDQLRQVLINLLRNGFQAAGPQGTVRVALARVEKEAQIRVWDSAGSITEEMMGHLFEPFFTTRSGGTGLGLSTAHSIIRAHGGSIRVTSNPADGTEFLVGLPL
- a CDS encoding type II secretion system F family protein, with translation MAAPAVQQKATASKKNTAQFLWEAKTKSGENKKGEMEASDIEAVNARLKSLGLNPTKVRKKGALDMELALPGLQGVTGKDILIFTRQFATMIDAGLPLVQCLDILASQMDNPAFKKVVFAIKGKVEQGSTFADALKEHPKVFDELYVQLCAAGEVGGILDTILNRLAAYREKNEKLKAKVKGAMTYPSVVILVAIGVTALLLLKVTPVFEKMFADFGSQLPGPTQVVVDLSKLAQAYFIHAVVGIAALVFSFSWSYKQPKGRKFWDKTFLKLPLFGDVLRKVAVARFTRTLGTMISSGVPILDALDVTAKTAGNRTVEEAIYYVRGKIAEGKNIAGPLLETKVFPSMVVQMIGVGEATGAMDTMLNKIADFYDDEVDTAIGALTSMIEPLLMVFLGGVVGGFLIAMYLPIFNLAGAIK
- a CDS encoding type IV pilus twitching motility protein PilT; this translates as MANLHQLLKAMVEKGSSDLHITTGSPPQLRVDGELVPLKTAPLTPVETKQLCYSILTDAQKHKFEEENELDLSFGVKGLSRFRANIFMQRGAVAGAFRTIPFKILTFQELGLPPVVAELVKKPRGLILVTGPTGSGKSTTLASMIDKINTERHEHIMTIEDPIEYLHPHKNCLVNQREVGADTRNFKTALKYILRQDPDVVLVGELRDLETIEAALTIAETGHICYATLHTNSAVQTINRILDVFPPYQQPQVRAQLSFVLEGVMSQALVAKQGAPGRVLALEVMVPNPAIRNLIREDKVHQIYSSMQVGQAKYGMQTFNQALAALLARRLISQDEAFGRSSDPEELRNILATGGAPGGAQRPAGGAGAR